From Micromonospora nigra, one genomic window encodes:
- a CDS encoding ATP-grasp domain-containing protein, whose amino-acid sequence MSARPHVVVLHRWRDAYAHYDRYLDHDEYAVSYVTTDVGAAGVPPVAVAVALVDATDDVEQVDARIRELAARLGRPAAVVALKEDDLLAAAVLGQRWGCPGRTPQELTPFRDKLIMARRVAAAGLPVPATAPAPDPAAVRAHAARHGWPVVLKPRLGSSSAGVRLVADPDGAARVGHDPGRLVQAYHPDPIHHVDGVFDGHALGPWRVSAYLDTCLAFRDGRPLGSVEQDDPVVRDTVGAFTLRVLRALTDRPTVFHLELFLGRADDGSPRCTFLEVGARFGGAEIPFVWRDVHGYDLAAAAFALALGHPPPPPPPPRPEVAGWLLLPAPARRPCRITEATSMIGRDPGPYAEVVPRVGDVLPAADAYYEHVGARYRFRGSGSAAVHAAVVATARDARVSAATDLAGVR is encoded by the coding sequence GTGAGCGCCCGACCGCACGTCGTGGTGCTGCACCGCTGGCGCGACGCGTACGCCCACTACGACCGCTACCTCGACCACGACGAGTACGCCGTCAGCTACGTGACCACCGACGTGGGCGCCGCCGGGGTGCCACCGGTCGCGGTTGCCGTGGCCCTGGTCGACGCCACCGACGACGTCGAGCAGGTCGACGCCCGGATCCGCGAGCTGGCCGCCCGGCTGGGCCGGCCCGCCGCCGTCGTCGCCCTCAAGGAGGACGACCTGCTCGCCGCGGCCGTGCTCGGGCAGCGGTGGGGATGCCCGGGACGCACACCGCAGGAGCTGACCCCGTTCCGCGACAAGCTGATCATGGCCCGGCGGGTCGCCGCCGCCGGCCTCCCCGTGCCGGCCACGGCACCCGCGCCGGACCCGGCGGCGGTGCGGGCACATGCCGCCCGGCACGGCTGGCCCGTGGTGCTCAAGCCCCGCCTCGGCAGCTCCAGCGCCGGCGTGCGCCTCGTCGCCGACCCCGACGGGGCGGCCCGGGTCGGTCACGATCCCGGCCGGTTGGTGCAGGCGTACCACCCGGACCCGATCCACCACGTCGACGGCGTGTTCGACGGCCACGCCCTCGGCCCGTGGCGGGTGTCGGCGTACCTCGACACCTGCCTGGCCTTCCGCGACGGCCGGCCGCTGGGCTCGGTCGAGCAGGACGACCCGGTGGTACGCGACACCGTCGGGGCGTTCACCCTCCGGGTGCTGCGCGCCCTCACCGACCGGCCGACCGTCTTCCACCTGGAGCTGTTCCTCGGCCGCGCCGACGACGGATCGCCCCGGTGCACCTTTCTGGAGGTGGGGGCGCGGTTCGGCGGCGCGGAGATCCCGTTCGTGTGGCGGGACGTGCACGGCTACGACCTGGCCGCGGCGGCGTTCGCGCTCGCCCTGGGCCACCCGCCGCCACCACCACCGCCACCTCGCCCCGAGGTGGCCGGTTGGCTGCTGCTGCCCGCCCCGGCCCGGCGGCCCTGCCGCATCACCGAGGCCACCTCCATGATCGGCCGCGATCCCGGCCCGTACGCGGAGGTGGTGCCCCGCGTCGGCGACGTCCTGCCGGCCGCCGACGCCTACTACGAGCACGTCGGTGCCCGCTACCGGTTCCGCGGATCCGGCAGCGCCGCCGTCCACGCGGCGGTGGTGGCCACCGCCCGCGACGCCCGGGTGAGCGCGGCGACCGACCTGGCCGGTGTGCGGTGA